A single window of Candidatus Aminicenantes bacterium DNA harbors:
- a CDS encoding ABC transporter ATP-binding protein: MNAVLRAEKLSKWYGNILGISDINLEIGPGITGLLGPNGAGKSTFLKIAAGQLKPKIGSLQIFGENVFANPRLFKRIGFCPEYDCAYMEMSGWQFIMLLARLHGFAAGAAAATCEKALATVGLLESRDRKIKGYSFGMRQRLRLASSILHEPELLMLDEPLRGIDPVWRIKIIQLIKEYEKQGRTVIVSSHILPEIEAMTNEIVLIHQGKIFAKGDIQRIRGLIDSHPHQISIHCPDPRLLAAKLVGNEYVLSLDFPAQERSLTVKTDQRDHFFSALMRLIAVEKMAVEEITSPDDNLQAVFDYLIGK; encoded by the coding sequence ATGAACGCCGTGCTCCGGGCCGAAAAACTGTCCAAGTGGTACGGCAACATCCTGGGCATCAGCGACATCAACCTCGAGATCGGCCCGGGCATCACCGGACTTCTCGGGCCCAACGGCGCCGGCAAATCGACATTTTTGAAGATCGCCGCCGGCCAGCTCAAGCCGAAAATCGGCAGCTTGCAGATATTCGGGGAAAACGTTTTCGCCAATCCCAGGCTGTTCAAGCGCATCGGTTTCTGCCCCGAATACGACTGCGCCTACATGGAAATGAGCGGCTGGCAATTCATCATGCTGCTGGCCCGGCTGCACGGTTTCGCGGCCGGCGCAGCGGCGGCGACGTGTGAAAAGGCGCTGGCCACGGTGGGCTTGCTGGAGAGCAGGGACCGAAAGATCAAGGGCTACAGCTTCGGCATGCGCCAGCGCCTGCGCCTGGCCTCGAGCATCCTCCACGAGCCGGAGCTGTTGATGCTCGACGAGCCCTTGCGCGGCATCGACCCGGTCTGGCGCATCAAGATCATCCAGCTGATCAAGGAATACGAAAAACAGGGGCGGACGGTGATCGTCTCGTCGCACATCCTGCCTGAGATCGAAGCCATGACCAACGAGATCGTCCTGATCCACCAGGGCAAGATCTTCGCCAAGGGCGACATCCAGCGCATCCGCGGCCTGATCGACAGCCACCCGCACCAGATCTCCATCCATTGCCCGGACCCGCGCCTCCTGGCGGCGAAACTCGTCGGCAACGAGTACGTGCTCAGCCTGGATTTCCCGGCCCAGGAACGCAGCCTCACCGTCAAGACCGATCAGCGCGACCATTTCTTCAGCGCCCTGATGCGCCTGATCGCGGTGGAAAAAATGGCCGTGGAGGAGATCACCTCACCCGACGACAACCTGCAGGCGGTATTCGATTACCTGATCGGGAAATAG
- a CDS encoding PIN domain-containing protein: MTGLDSGFFVELLKGNDQAVEKWKNIVDGETDAVVCSLTIYELKRLALKGGLAIAAVQLTIEAIMAVCQVVWINDCEVLDAAARLAHGNDIPAVDALILASLLQAGVHTIYSTDRHLQSFKRKGINIINLLA, translated from the coding sequence ATGACCGGGCTTGATAGCGGTTTTTTTGTTGAGTTGTTGAAGGGAAATGACCAGGCTGTTGAAAAATGGAAAAACATTGTCGACGGCGAAACGGATGCTGTTGTATGCAGTTTGACCATATATGAACTGAAAAGGCTTGCTTTAAAAGGCGGTTTGGCCATTGCTGCCGTTCAGTTGACGATTGAGGCCATAATGGCCGTTTGCCAGGTGGTTTGGATTAATGATTGCGAAGTGCTGGATGCTGCGGCCCGATTGGCTCACGGCAATGACATCCCCGCCGTCGATGCCTTGATTCTGGCCTCACTATTGCAGGCCGGCGTGCACACCATTTACAGCACCGACCGCCATCTGCAAAGTTTCAAAAGGAAAGGTATAAATATCATCAACTTGCTGGCCTGA
- a CDS encoding putative toxin-antitoxin system toxin component, PIN family: MRIVVDTNVLISGIHWGGIPGKIIQAWANDRFKVACSAKIIREYSDVLHRVNLGMPHAESDNILSFLISQSEIVQPSHWFKIVHEDPEDDKFIDCAFHAQANIILSGDKHLLRLEKFGPIRILSPSEFKQKYPRIFS, translated from the coding sequence ATGCGAATCGTCGTTGACACGAATGTTCTGATTTCCGGAATACATTGGGGCGGGATTCCAGGTAAAATCATTCAAGCCTGGGCCAATGATCGCTTTAAAGTTGCCTGTTCAGCGAAAATCATTCGGGAGTACAGCGATGTGCTGCACCGTGTGAATCTGGGAATGCCTCACGCAGAATCAGACAATATTCTGTCTTTCTTGATCAGTCAGTCCGAGATTGTTCAACCGAGTCATTGGTTCAAAATCGTTCATGAAGATCCGGAAGACGACAAGTTCATCGACTGCGCTTTTCATGCCCAAGCCAATATAATTCTCTCTGGAGATAAGCATCTCCTGCGGCTGGAAAAATTCGGCCCAATCCGCATATTGTCCCCTTCCGAATTCAAACAGAAATATCCGCGCATTTTTAGCTAA
- a CDS encoding LytTR family DNA-binding domain-containing protein: MASKILAIFKSPYPADSSPLATVFYSLGSGLFVTLFFAVFEPFGFFLLPRAPRWTLYIGYGLITGAAIILNNQLLPRLWPRFFKEENWSLGRQILFMGWVTLAIGLGCTLLSGAVCAHFGLSAQWVRLRTIVFDTFIIAILPITVINLINYALLLRRNTRVVVEANCRLEHPAALLPLPGKTAAPLPVEIVAENNKDSFRVALADLLFIQAEENYVQVFHKGEKPGRVLLRSSLTRVERQLRPFFPQLFRCHRTCIVNIAQIVKVAGNAQGLKLTLRDYAATLPVARHYVSEFRQVMRSR, translated from the coding sequence ATGGCTTCCAAGATCCTGGCAATTTTTAAAAGCCCCTACCCGGCCGATTCGTCGCCGTTGGCCACCGTTTTTTACAGCCTCGGCAGCGGACTTTTCGTCACCCTGTTCTTCGCCGTTTTCGAGCCCTTTGGATTCTTCCTGCTCCCCCGGGCGCCGCGCTGGACGCTCTACATCGGCTATGGGCTGATCACCGGCGCGGCCATCATCCTGAACAACCAGCTGCTGCCGCGTCTGTGGCCGCGCTTTTTCAAGGAGGAAAACTGGAGCCTCGGTCGGCAGATCCTCTTCATGGGCTGGGTGACGCTGGCCATCGGCTTGGGATGCACCCTGCTCTCCGGAGCTGTATGCGCTCATTTCGGGCTGTCGGCCCAATGGGTGCGGCTGCGGACGATCGTTTTCGATACGTTCATTATCGCCATTCTCCCGATCACGGTCATTAATTTGATCAACTACGCCCTGCTGTTGCGGCGCAACACCCGCGTTGTCGTTGAAGCCAACTGCCGCCTGGAACATCCGGCCGCGCTGTTGCCGTTGCCGGGGAAAACAGCGGCGCCGTTGCCGGTGGAGATCGTGGCCGAGAACAACAAGGACTCGTTCCGCGTCGCCCTGGCCGACCTGCTGTTCATCCAGGCCGAGGAAAACTATGTTCAGGTCTTTCACAAGGGCGAAAAACCCGGCCGGGTGCTGTTGCGCAGCAGCCTGACCCGCGTCGAGCGCCAGCTGCGCCCCTTCTTCCCGCAGCTGTTCCGCTGCCACCGGACCTGCATCGTCAACATTGCCCAGATCGTGAAGGTGGCCGGCAACGCCCAGGGGCTCAAGCTGACGCTTAGGGATTACGCCGCCACGCTGCCGGTGGCGCGGCACTACGTCAGCGAGTTCCGCCAAGTGATGCGGAGCCGGTAA
- a CDS encoding ABC transporter permease subunit yields MKNLNAIPIIFASFFKTGLKAVRTRVFILLGLLPVALMVIVRLVDASSAPDFFSKVMLSLYFQLLIPVLALFFGSTIVNEELDNKTLVYLTVAPVPRRAVILGKYLAAFLLVLLIVGSGFLLSFLAAVASRLGQAAAWEELGVFLGTSVLALFCYSTLFTLAGTFMKKSILIGLFFVFGWESVVQYFPGVTQKFTIIHWIKSLLPVQADQGGFLIFQLQPSPALESVLVLLIAGLIFLIAAVFIFERREYILSDNA; encoded by the coding sequence ATGAAAAACTTGAACGCCATCCCCATCATCTTCGCCAGCTTCTTCAAGACGGGGCTCAAGGCCGTACGCACCCGGGTGTTCATCCTGCTCGGACTTCTCCCGGTGGCGCTGATGGTCATCGTGCGCTTGGTGGACGCGTCCAGCGCCCCCGATTTTTTTTCCAAGGTCATGCTGTCGTTGTATTTCCAGCTGCTCATCCCGGTGCTGGCCCTGTTTTTCGGCAGCACCATCGTCAACGAGGAATTGGACAACAAGACCCTGGTCTACCTGACCGTCGCGCCGGTGCCGCGCCGGGCCGTTATCCTGGGAAAATACCTGGCCGCCTTCCTGCTGGTTCTGCTGATCGTCGGCAGCGGCTTTTTGCTCTCTTTCCTGGCGGCCGTTGCCAGCCGCCTCGGCCAGGCCGCAGCCTGGGAGGAATTGGGGGTTTTCCTGGGCACATCCGTTCTGGCCCTTTTCTGCTACAGCACCCTATTCACCCTGGCCGGCACCTTCATGAAGAAGTCGATCCTCATCGGCCTGTTCTTCGTTTTCGGCTGGGAAAGCGTGGTGCAGTATTTCCCCGGCGTGACCCAGAAATTCACCATCATCCACTGGATCAAGTCGCTGCTGCCGGTCCAGGCCGACCAGGGCGGCTTCCTCATCTTCCAGCTCCAGCCCTCTCCGGCCCTGGAATCGGTGCTGGTGCTTCTCATCGCCGGCCTGATTTTTCTTATCGCCGCCGTCTTCATCTTCGAGCGCCGGGAATATATTCTTTCAGATAACGCCTGA
- a CDS encoding AbrB/MazE/SpoVT family DNA-binding domain-containing protein, producing the protein MENIDFTRLSSKGQIVVPRRIRENLRLIDGEIFLIFGTDDTLVLKRVQKPSAAEFSKLLIRSRKLAKEKGLSKKDLERAISDVRNANRR; encoded by the coding sequence ATGGAAAATATCGATTTTACGCGCTTGTCGTCGAAGGGGCAGATCGTCGTGCCGCGCCGCATCCGCGAAAATCTGCGCCTCATCGATGGCGAGATTTTTCTCATTTTCGGCACCGACGATACGTTGGTCCTGAAACGGGTGCAAAAACCCTCCGCCGCCGAGTTCAGCAAGCTGTTGATCCGCAGCCGCAAGTTGGCCAAAGAAAAAGGCCTTTCGAAGAAAGACCTGGAGCGCGCCATATCGGACGTCCGTAATGCGAATCGTCGTTGA
- a CDS encoding linear amide C-N hydrolase, producing the protein MKKSMWLMIWIVLLLAMAAAPGEVFPCSTFVLQKGDRLLLGRNFDFFTGNGAIMLNPRGLAKMALVFPGENAAAWTAQYGSVTFNQVGREFPMGGMNEAGLVVEMMWHFTAAYPGRDGRPGVMELQWMQYLLDSGATVVDAVAVVERVRIMPMGSKLHFHLLDRLGDEAIVEFIDGKAQIYRGKDLPVPALTNLTYAECLAARLGFQDFGGAKPLGTTINDPDRFMALAVAVRLPGREKKLLERAWAILDEVHCDVAESPTQWRFVYDPRNLEIHIRTLKNPGLRTISFKDLSFDCALGAKVLDLDAGSGNIGRSFTAYTPAFNEALMRKTFAIYKQNGFQKDMPDFYLGVLAAYPDSLKCQ; encoded by the coding sequence ATGAAAAAGAGTATGTGGTTAATGATCTGGATCGTGCTGCTGCTGGCCATGGCCGCGGCGCCCGGAGAGGTTTTTCCCTGTTCGACTTTCGTTCTGCAGAAAGGAGACAGGCTCCTGCTCGGCCGCAACTTCGACTTCTTTACCGGCAACGGCGCCATCATGCTCAACCCGCGCGGCCTGGCCAAGATGGCGCTGGTCTTTCCCGGCGAGAATGCCGCCGCCTGGACGGCGCAGTACGGCAGCGTCACCTTCAACCAGGTGGGGCGCGAGTTTCCCATGGGCGGCATGAACGAGGCCGGGCTGGTGGTCGAGATGATGTGGCACTTCACCGCCGCCTATCCCGGGCGCGACGGACGGCCGGGAGTGATGGAACTGCAGTGGATGCAATACCTGCTCGACTCCGGCGCGACCGTCGTTGACGCCGTCGCCGTTGTCGAGCGGGTGCGCATCATGCCCATGGGCAGCAAGCTCCATTTCCACCTGCTGGACCGCCTCGGCGACGAGGCGATCGTCGAGTTCATCGACGGCAAAGCCCAAATCTACCGCGGCAAGGACCTGCCCGTGCCGGCGCTCACCAACCTGACCTATGCCGAGTGCCTGGCGGCGCGACTGGGTTTCCAGGACTTCGGCGGCGCCAAGCCGCTGGGTACGACCATCAACGACCCCGACCGTTTCATGGCCCTGGCCGTCGCCGTCCGTCTGCCCGGCAGGGAGAAAAAACTGCTCGAGCGCGCCTGGGCCATCCTGGACGAGGTCCATTGCGATGTTGCCGAGAGCCCCACCCAATGGCGTTTCGTCTACGATCCGCGCAACCTGGAGATCCACATCCGCACGCTGAAGAATCCCGGATTGCGTACGATCAGCTTCAAGGACTTGTCCTTTGATTGCGCTTTGGGGGCCAAAGTGCTTGACTTGGATGCGGGCAGCGGCAATATCGGCAGATCATTCACCGCCTATACGCCGGCATTCAACGAAGCGCTGATGCGCAAGACATTCGCCATTTACAAGCAAAACGGTTTCCAGAAGGACATGCCCGATTTCTATCTGGGTGTACTGGCCGCTTATCCGGATTCGCTGAAGTGTCAATGA